The segment CAAACGCTTCCGGAACGTCCAGATCGAGAACTTAGACTTTGAGGAAGTGATCACTCGCTACGACAGTGATGATACACTATTCTACTGCGATCCGCCGTACATGGATGAGGGTGATGCTCTCTACCGTCACGGTGAATTCGAACATGAACGTCTTGTGGACGTGTTGGAGGAGACTGATGGGAATTGGTTGGTTTCCTATCAGCGTCTGCCTGAACGTCTTCAAGAGTATACTGTGGTCGAGAAAGGCCGCTCACAGTTCATGAACAAACAGCACGATAACAACACTCGGTCCACCAAGGTCACCGAGCGACTTGCGATGAACTACGATCTCAATAAAACCGGAAAATTCCAGACTGGCGAACAGCAAACCCTAGACGACTCCTATTAGCGACTAGAGGCTGCTGAATGTTTGCTTGAGTACTGTTGGAAGGTATTCTTCTAATTCTGATGCCTGCAGTACTTTCATCTCTGAGGATTGATCCTCAAAGGATTTTGATTAAGACGTATGGATCAATGCCGCTGTCACAGTCATAGTAAGACTTTCTACTGTTGGCTTTCTGTAGGGAGCAACGTATGCAGTTTAGCAAGCAAGAAATTATCTCTTCTTTGTCAAATATGGACGTATATGAATTTGAACACTTCGTCGCCGATCTTTGGGAACGACAGGGATGGGATACTCAAGTGACTCAGGGATCAAATGACCGCGGAATTGACGTAGTCGCTGAGAAGAGTTCTCCTTTCCCCCAGAAACATCTTATACAGGCCAAACGGTACGCTAAGGACAATCGGATCGGAAGTCCTGCGATTCAGCAATACAATAGTTTGCGTCAGCAAGAATCCGGTGTTGATGCCGTTGTTATCGTTACTACGAGCTCGTTTTCACGGCAGGCTCGACAGACGGCCCATGACTTGAACGTTAAGACGATTAATGGCGATGATCTTTACAGCATCATTGCGAATACGGAGGCTGCTAATATTCTCCAGAAATATGTGGATCTGGGGACGGATGAAGATTCTTCTCAAAATATAAATGCAGATGCTAAGCGTGGTGCTACGGAAAAGACGCATAAGGAAAGGGCTGATGTCTTAGCTGATCAGGCATTAGACGATTCTGTAACTAAAAAACGACTGAACCAAGTTGGCGAGACCATCTTTGGGAGGGGATATTTGAGTGAAAAGCCGGCGATAAACTACTTTGATTCTGATGAGCAGCCTCACTACTTCTTCCATAATGAAAGCAAGGGCCTTATGGAAGGCAGAAAACGGATTAACAACGGATGGGGCGGTAATTTTCGGAACACGATGTGGGTAACGGATAAGGGAATTCATTATTTTGTTGTGCTGGATTCCGAGGATTATCACCGATTTGTGCCGTATGCGTCTATGAAAAACTGTAGGTCAAGTACAGGGATAACGAAAAACCGAGTTGTGATCCGAGAGGGCAATATAGAGTATGACTTCGTAACTGATCCTACCGAAGATGTAGATGATGCTGAAGCATACATCTGTAAAAAAATAAATGAATCTCCGGGTTCAGAATAGGTTACAGATATCCCTCACGACTGGCGATCAGTATTATCCCAATTGGATATTGATATCTCGATATAGAGTCCTATCTCTTGTCTTCAGGAAATCAGTCGGCTAGTGTGGTCTAGTACCTTTGTCACTTTGCCAGACGTAGCCGCCGAGGATTGCCTCGCAATTGCGGTAGACAAGTTGTCTGGAACTCAGGTTTAGCTGATCCTCTGATTTATACTCTGGTTCAACTTTCGATTTGATTAGATAGACGATGTTGAAGGCGGATCGTCTCGACTACACTACTACGATCGCCGTTCAGGAACACGAGCTACGGTATGCTATCCGGCAGGTGATGAAAGACCGAGGACTTGCTGAAGCAGAAAGCAACCGACAACGAAGATTTCACGCATGAACTTACTGCTCTGGATAAAGTTCAGGCGAGATTGACGAGTTCGTTGATTGAGCAGCCAACTCGAAATTAAAGAATACAGAATGAATTCGGTGAAGGAAATGTTCTGTGAATAGGAATTCCAAAGACTGATCGGAATACATTTGGACTCTACTTGCTAGTGTTGGTTCATAAATAATACCTATATTAGTTAGAAAACAACAATTAGTTATTTTATTTTTGATTTCCATTTGCCAAATGCATGTCAAACTCTAACACACTACCGGGACGTTCCAATGATAGAGAGGAGAGCTATTCTTCGCACAAGGACTATTCTACCGTGATTCTGAACAGAAGATCTGTTATTAAAGGAGCTGGGATAACAGGGCTTGCGTGTCTCTCTGGAGAAAGCGTATCCGCTCAGTCTTCGTCTCCAGATAATCCCTCAGTGACAACCTCATTTGAAACAGAAAATGTCGGAGACCCGTCTCCTGCAGACCCATTCTACCTATTCAATGATGGCGGAGCACATAGAATAGAAGATGATACCGCAAGCGACGGTGACCAGTCTTTTTACACCGCTAATGCTCACCTTGGAGACCCGAGTGCTATTGCCATCGATCTTGATCTCTCCAAGTATACAAAAATCAAACTTGACGTGTTCACTGCTAGAAACAACCCTAATTGGGGGAATATGAAAATTTGGCTAGATGGTGCCGGTTACAATAACCCTCGACACGCAAACATCTGGACGATAAACCACGAGCTAAATAAACGCAACTATAGTCCATATAAAGACACTAAACGGTGGTATAACGATTGTGAGGTTGATCTGTCTGAATACGAAGGAAAGCATGCGGTTACGTTCTGGGTCGATGGAGATAATGGAGCTTACTGGGACAATATTCGATTCATACCCGGTGAATCGGAGACAGGCCAGGCTCCATCACCAGCATTTAGCGTTTTGCCGACGTCCCCAGAAACCAGTCAATCAGTAACGTTTGACGCCTCTGAATCAACTGATCCAGATGGTTCTATCAGCAGCTATGAATGGGATATAACTGGTGGTATAGAAATCGAAAGTCAAGGAGTGAAGTTCGATCATACGTTTGATACTCCCGATGAATATGAAATCTCTCTAAGAGTAACCGACGATGATGGTCAGACCGCAGAATCGTCTCAAGTGATTGATGTTCAGTTGCTTAGAGGACCTGAAAAGCAAGAGATAGCCAGTGATATCGATGAGAGGTCTCTGACGTCGCTCAATGATGAACAACGAGTTGAAGCAGCGATTGATGAATTATCTGCAGCGGTCCGGGAAGAGGAGCTAGATACTCAAACGGCAGAAAATACAGTTGAAAGACTAGTGGCGGGTGAACAGGTCACGAAACGAGTTCTAAGCCATATCGGTCCACACGATACTGAACTCGGTTCAGGTGCTAACCTTACAAGAGCTGTGAGTAAGCCGGTTCTCACCACGGCTCTAAATCTCTATATTGGTGCAAAAGCAAAATCAGCCACTGCTGGTTCAAGTGCTGATTTCCTAAGTTTGGGAGGGGCTGGAGGTCTGCTTCAATCACTTGGTAACAGTTTTGTCACAAGTAACATATTCGACCTGCTGGATTGGTTCTTTGGTTCCTTCGATAAAGGAAAGAATGAGGCAAAAAAAGGAATTAAAAATCATGGCGAAGAGATTGTCACACGGTTGGCTAACGCCGGTGACGTTACTCAGGAAAATATTGAAGAGGAAGTCGAGAATGCTGTTGAAATAATCACTGAGGGGATCGCTGCAAACCTCCGAGCCTACTTCGAACAGTCGATCCCGACATGGTTGCCAACAATTGATGTGCCCGATATCTCTGTTAGTACTACACTTGATTATCTTCACTCAAGTTTAAATTTTGCAAAGGCAAAGACAGGGCTCAACGGAACAACAGAGAGCGCTCAAGCAGCAAAGCGTAGGAAACTAGGTGAAATTGATTCGAAAGCCAATCAGGTATCGGATGATATCCAGCATGTGAAGGATTTCCAAGAAAAAGCAAATCTCGTTAGTTCTATTGCTGACTTATTTGATGGATCTGCCAGTCTAATGGATGCCTTTGAAGCCTTTGTAAGTATAGCGAATACGGTTGTTGGCTCATTCACGGCGGCGTTTAATGTTGGGATGGGATTACAGGGCTTAGCAGAATTGCAGATCCAGAACGCGATTGCTACATTCCTTATCGTCAACGGGAGGGAAACACTATGACAAACCAAACAATAGTGGATAAGCTTGGTGAAATTCGAGACGCTGTAGCACAGGACTCAATCAGGGACGCAACCACGCTTTTCCTTGAACTGAAGGAGGAGTACATTGATACCAGAATTGGTGAAGCAGCTCGTCATAAGCAGTATTTGCTTGTCCACAATGTAGGAGGCGTATCAGGAGAAGAGCGGACCGCTCTCACAAAGTACGTGAGTGGTTTAACTAGAGTTCAGATGCAGAGATCGGAATTGTTGACAACCGGCGCTCAATACGTCTCTGGGCTTGAGGTCAACACTGACTCATTAATCGAGATAGTTGACAAGACACAGAACGTTGAACGGAGTCTACTCGAAAGTCGGCAAACAGCGGAATCTATCTCCGTACCAGAGCCGCTTCCTGCATCTGTATCACTTCTCAATTTAGATACCTCCGATGATCAGCTACCGAAAGGGGCACCGGGTGATCTCACTATTGTCGTCGCAAATCCAGGTGACAAGTCAGCGAAAGGCGTTCAAGTAGAGCTATCAAGTGATGGGAAATTGAACTTCGAGTCCAATACTTTAATGATTGGTTCGATAAGCGGTCAGAAGACGGTATCAACCACTATTACCGGAACTGCAAGTGGGTTGGCTACTCTTGAGGCAGAGATTACTTCTGAAGATGCCGGAAGTGATTTCGGATCAACATCGTTGCAGGTGATAAACAAGCGTAGTGCTGCCGAAAACGCAAAAACCAAAATTGACAACATACTTGATAATATTGAATCAGCTGGTCCAGGGAAAGGTGGTGGACGGACAGTTGAGTCAAAACTGTCGAATGCGGACGCAAAAATAAGTGATGCTCTTCGTTTTATAGATCAGAATCGATCGAAGCAAGCTAACAATGTGTTGAACGCTGCTAGCCGTATGCTTGGTGCTCTCCTCAATCAGCTTAGTGGACAGGGGAAATCGGGAGTGAACGAGTTCTTTGTCGAACAGCAGGTGGAAGCCACTATTGAAACAATTAGTATTGCTAAGAGAGCGGAGATGTGAGGATGAGGTGATCAGTCAATACATCAGAAAGGCGATTAAAGATATCCCTCATAACCCTGCCAAGGCGGGTGAACAGTGAGTATGCTCAACCTAGTCAGTGAACCAACTGTACGTAGGCAGCCACGAGGACTACAACATGAGAAGGGTTTCAGTCGTAGTGTGTCGGTGGCGTCGATGACTGTTGCTTTAGCAGGGGATCGGTCGTTCGATGATGCTTTGTCTCTGGTTCGATCTCGACGTGGTATTGAGGTTGATCCTGTTATTGAGGTAGCGGATTACGGCCGTCAGTACGTGGAGCAGAGCACGCTATCAGACGCAGATGAGAGCTAGTAGTGGGACAGCGGAATCGGTACGCTTCCGTATCCGGCAAATCATTGAATCCGTGCTCGGTGACTCGCAGTCGTTAGCTGGAGCTGAGCAGAACGTGGTAAAGACGTACCAAGAGTTTGAGTGATGTACCGGATAGTTGGCCGCCTGAGCACGACTTAGTGAGCCTTCTAAGGGAGAAGTCGAAGTTGAGCAGCCTGACGATGTTGATGGACAGAGTAGCTGGGATTGGACGGGGATAACTAGTGAAGCGTTTGTTGTGTATCTACAGCCTGAGTACTGGAGCTAAGAGCAACCGAACCTATGCTGACTTCTCTGGGTTCCCAAACTTGTTTTGATAGTCAGTGTCGGTAAGGTTGAACTCCAAGTCGGTGCTTAGAGATAGTTTCCTGATGACAATATTCTTAATATTGGTCTGTGTACGGGACAGAGCAGAGAACTATGGTGTCTACCGATTCAGAGCCGCATTACCCGACAGATCCCTTTGATGAATTCTTCCATTTTGAGGATATCAAAGAGAGATCAGATATCAAAAGCATACAGGATCTCTATCCAAAGAATAGAAGAGGTGCTATCTATCGCGAGAGTCATAAAAAAGGTGATGAACTGAAAAAGTACTTGCAGAAGATTGTGTTAGAATATAAGTCCCTTAGGAAAGAGCCCAGTTATCTAACTTATATTATTCAGTGCGAACCAGCAGAGGAATCTAAAAGAGAGATATATGAAAACTTCTTCAAGGAAGAAAACGTCGGAATTCCAAATTGGTTTGATCGCGTGTTTGATGTGGACAGGCTTGTCTATGTAGGAATGACGGAACTCAAATACCGTAAGTACAACGGGGATAAGACGAAAATACAGCGGTTCTTGC is part of the Halogeometricum sp. S1BR25-6 genome and harbors:
- a CDS encoding restriction endonuclease, whose translation is MQFSKQEIISSLSNMDVYEFEHFVADLWERQGWDTQVTQGSNDRGIDVVAEKSSPFPQKHLIQAKRYAKDNRIGSPAIQQYNSLRQQESGVDAVVIVTTSSFSRQARQTAHDLNVKTINGDDLYSIIANTEAANILQKYVDLGTDEDSSQNINADAKRGATEKTHKERADVLADQALDDSVTKKRLNQVGETIFGRGYLSEKPAINYFDSDEQPHYFFHNESKGLMEGRKRINNGWGGNFRNTMWVTDKGIHYFVVLDSEDYHRFVPYASMKNCRSSTGITKNRVVIREGNIEYDFVTDPTEDVDDAEAYICKKINESPGSE
- a CDS encoding PKD domain-containing protein; the encoded protein is MSNSNTLPGRSNDREESYSSHKDYSTVILNRRSVIKGAGITGLACLSGESVSAQSSSPDNPSVTTSFETENVGDPSPADPFYLFNDGGAHRIEDDTASDGDQSFYTANAHLGDPSAIAIDLDLSKYTKIKLDVFTARNNPNWGNMKIWLDGAGYNNPRHANIWTINHELNKRNYSPYKDTKRWYNDCEVDLSEYEGKHAVTFWVDGDNGAYWDNIRFIPGESETGQAPSPAFSVLPTSPETSQSVTFDASESTDPDGSISSYEWDITGGIEIESQGVKFDHTFDTPDEYEISLRVTDDDGQTAESSQVIDVQLLRGPEKQEIASDIDERSLTSLNDEQRVEAAIDELSAAVREEELDTQTAENTVERLVAGEQVTKRVLSHIGPHDTELGSGANLTRAVSKPVLTTALNLYIGAKAKSATAGSSADFLSLGGAGGLLQSLGNSFVTSNIFDLLDWFFGSFDKGKNEAKKGIKNHGEEIVTRLANAGDVTQENIEEEVENAVEIITEGIAANLRAYFEQSIPTWLPTIDVPDISVSTTLDYLHSSLNFAKAKTGLNGTTESAQAAKRRKLGEIDSKANQVSDDIQHVKDFQEKANLVSSIADLFDGSASLMDAFEAFVSIANTVVGSFTAAFNVGMGLQGLAELQIQNAIATFLIVNGRETL